A region of Mycteria americana isolate JAX WOST 10 ecotype Jacksonville Zoo and Gardens chromosome 11, USCA_MyAme_1.0, whole genome shotgun sequence DNA encodes the following proteins:
- the CISH gene encoding cytokine-inducible SH2-containing protein: MLFPWSRSDMILCVQGPHPLLAEEKIRRLSLRGIAVDLSEPIMQPLPVMAFQEESAPAFAAPVPDSNPPQTRDPEEDLLCIAKTFSYLRESGWYWGSITASEAKQHLQKMPEGTFLVRDSTHPSYLFTLSVKTNRGPTNVRIEYTDSKFRLDSNYLSKPRILAFPDVVSLIQHYVMSCTMESKNEAPYPPPSPLPPMQKEMAAAAVHLKLIRPLSRKDNIPSLQHLCRLRINKSTADVDQLPLPRRMGDYLKQYPFQL; encoded by the exons ATGCTTTTCCCTTGGTCCAGGAGTGACATGATCCTCTGTGTTCAGGG ACCTCATCCTTTGCTGGCGGAGGAAAAGATCAGGAGACTGTCACTCAGGGGCATTGCGGTGGATTTGTCGGAGCCGATCATGCAGCCTCTCCCAGTTATGGCCTTCCAGGAGGAGTCCGCGCCTGCCTTTGCAGCACCAGTTCCAGACAGCAACCCACCTCAGACACGAGACCCTGAAGAAGACCTTCTCTGCATTGCAAAAACCTTCTCCTATCTGCGGGAATCTG GTTGGTACTGGGGATCTATCACTGCCAGCGAGGCCAAGCAGCATCTCCAAAAGATGCCTGAGGGCACCTTCCTGGTACGGGACAGCACCCACCCCAGCTACCTGTTCACGCTCTCCGTCAAGACAAATAGAGGTCCCACCAACGTGCGCATCGAATACACTGACAGCAAGTTCCGGCTAGACTCAAACTACTTGTCCAAACCTCGCATCCTGGCCTTCCCAGATGTGGTCAGTCTTATCCAGCATTATGTCATGTCCTGCACAATGGAAAGCAAGAATGAGGCTCCTTACCCGCCTCCGTCTCCTCTACCTCCCATGCAGAAAGAGATGGCAGCAGCTGCGGTACACTTGAAACTCATCCGGCCGCTCAGCCGCAAAGACAACATCCCCAGTCTACAGCACCTGTGCCGGCTACGGATTAACAAGTCTACAGCCGACGTGGACCAGCTCCCTCTGCCTAGGCGGATGGGGGACTATTTGAAGCAATACCCTTTCCAACTCTGA